Proteins encoded within one genomic window of Candidatus Acidulodesulfobacterium acidiphilum:
- a CDS encoding polyprenyl synthetase family protein, with protein MQNISFDYIENELEKVEEQFEKHLITETPLIHKVAEYVISSGGKRIRPILLIVASKLCGYDGNDHISLAAVIEFIHTATLLHDDVVDNAPLRRGKASANTIFGNEAAVLVGDYLFAKSFKVLSDINNIKVIKSYSDATTLMAEGEVKELVKTADIKTGEKDYLDIIIKKTAVLFACASEVGAIIAGKEEKCAKKLYDYGLNIGIAFQLMDDALDYISDKEFGKFIGNDLKEGKLTLPLIHAIERASQDEKEVIINIIYKKRLASKDLRTVLSLVKSYGSIDYTISKAKDAIKKAKKNLDIFPDSKYKNSLIDIADYIIDRKL; from the coding sequence TTGCAAAATATTTCTTTCGATTATATAGAAAACGAATTAGAAAAAGTAGAAGAGCAGTTCGAAAAACATCTTATAACGGAAACGCCTTTAATACATAAGGTTGCCGAATATGTCATTTCAAGCGGAGGGAAAAGAATACGTCCTATACTTCTTATCGTAGCTTCAAAATTATGCGGTTACGACGGGAACGACCATATTTCGCTTGCGGCCGTAATAGAATTTATTCATACGGCTACCTTGCTTCACGACGACGTCGTAGATAATGCTCCATTAAGAAGGGGTAAGGCATCCGCGAATACAATTTTTGGAAACGAAGCCGCCGTTCTTGTAGGAGATTATTTATTTGCCAAATCTTTTAAAGTCTTGTCGGATATTAATAATATAAAAGTTATAAAGTCTTATTCCGACGCTACTACCCTTATGGCGGAGGGAGAAGTAAAAGAATTAGTTAAAACTGCGGATATAAAAACCGGCGAAAAAGATTATTTAGATATAATTATTAAAAAAACCGCCGTTCTTTTTGCATGTGCTTCCGAAGTCGGCGCCATAATTGCCGGCAAAGAAGAAAAATGTGCAAAAAAACTTTACGATTACGGCTTGAATATAGGAATTGCTTTTCAGCTTATGGACGATGCGTTAGACTATATTTCGGATAAAGAGTTCGGTAAATTTATAGGAAACGATTTAAAAGAAGGGAAACTCACGCTTCCGCTGATACATGCTATAGAAAGGGCAAGTCAAGACGAAAAAGAAGTTATCATTAATATAATTTATAAAAAAAGGCTGGCATCCAAGGATCTTAGAACGGTTTTGTCGTTGGTTAAAAGTTACGGTTCTATCGACTATACTATATCGAAGGCAAAAGATGCGATAAAAAAAGCAAAAAAGAATCTTGATATATTTCCGGACTCAAAGTATAAAAACAGTTTAATAGATATTGCAGATTATATAATAGACAGGAAATTATAA
- the radA gene encoding DNA repair protein RadA has translation MYKCKNCGAVSLKWVGRCPECHSFNTMEEVIAGENKPKIVKFKKTPPSVSPATVLDWQNFQNVARITTGIKEFDLSVGSGLVAGQSILIGGEPGIGKSTLMLQVAEKISLSGLNTLYISTEELLNQIILRAKRLKIDSKSLFFQALNDINEILYSIENGNYGFVIIDSIQRITIPQSDSAYGSVNGLREIAHEITSLCLKKNCGVFLVCHVTKEGGFAGPKTLEHIVDTVLYFDSSKRDSYRILRCYKNRFGSTDEVGIYEMSENGLKVVKNPSAYFTSERQPDSPGSVVVPCLEGTRAMLVEVQALVVPSYMPVPKRVCLGIDSGRVSIISAVLEKKEGIKLSSKEIYVKIFGGINVQEPAVDLPVALSITSSYLEKPLPPNFIAFGEVGLTGEVRGVGNPSARIKEALNMGFSDVLLPQSNVKDVKDVKGISAVNLHPLTKLKKIIEYLV, from the coding sequence TAGGTAGATGCCCTGAATGCCATAGTTTTAATACTATGGAAGAAGTTATAGCGGGTGAAAATAAGCCTAAGATTGTAAAGTTTAAAAAAACTCCCCCATCTGTTTCGCCTGCCACGGTTTTAGACTGGCAAAATTTCCAAAATGTAGCAAGAATAACAACAGGAATAAAAGAATTCGATTTATCGGTCGGTTCGGGGCTGGTAGCCGGACAGAGCATTCTTATAGGCGGAGAACCCGGAATAGGAAAATCTACGCTTATGCTTCAAGTTGCCGAAAAAATTTCCCTGTCCGGGCTTAATACTTTATATATTTCCACGGAAGAATTGTTAAACCAGATTATTTTAAGAGCAAAAAGATTAAAAATAGATTCTAAATCCCTTTTTTTTCAAGCGCTTAACGATATTAACGAGATTTTATATTCTATAGAAAACGGAAATTACGGTTTTGTAATAATAGATTCGATTCAGCGCATAACTATTCCTCAGTCCGATTCTGCTTATGGTAGCGTCAACGGATTGAGGGAAATAGCCCATGAGATTACGTCGCTGTGTCTGAAAAAAAATTGCGGAGTTTTTCTTGTATGCCATGTTACTAAAGAAGGGGGGTTTGCCGGACCAAAAACGTTAGAACATATAGTGGATACGGTTCTGTATTTTGATTCAAGTAAAAGAGATTCATATAGGATTTTAAGATGTTATAAAAACAGGTTCGGTTCTACGGACGAAGTAGGAATATATGAAATGTCGGAAAACGGGTTAAAAGTGGTTAAAAATCCGTCGGCTTATTTTACTTCCGAAAGACAGCCGGATTCGCCGGGTTCGGTTGTAGTGCCGTGCTTAGAAGGAACGAGGGCGATGCTGGTCGAAGTGCAGGCTCTTGTAGTTCCGTCTTATATGCCCGTTCCTAAAAGAGTTTGTCTAGGCATAGATTCCGGCAGAGTTTCTATTATTTCCGCCGTACTTGAAAAAAAAGAAGGAATAAAACTTTCATCAAAAGAAATTTACGTTAAAATATTCGGAGGCATAAACGTTCAAGAGCCTGCCGTCGATTTGCCGGTAGCTCTTTCGATAACTTCAAGCTACTTGGAAAAACCGCTTCCTCCAAATTTTATAGCCTTTGGGGAGGTAGGATTGACGGGGGAAGTCAGGGGCGTCGGCAATCCCTCTGCAAGGATAAAAGAGGCGTTAAATATGGGTTTTTCCGATGTTTTGCTTCCTCAATCCAACGTTAAAGACGTAAAAGACGTTAAGGGCATTTCCGCCGTAAATCTTCATCCTTTAACAAAATTAAAAAAAATTATTGAATATTTAGTCTAA